The sequence below is a genomic window from Ignavibacteriales bacterium.
TCTATCAACAATAAACGATTTGTGAATACGTAAATAGTTTGATGGTAGAAGCGGAATGAGCTGCTTAATTGATTTATCGTAAATAACCACATGACCATTGCTAAGATGCAATTCCACGTAAATGTTTGCCGACTTGAAGTAGTTAATTTCTTCAAGTGGAATTACTTTTACTTCAAATCCTTTTTTAACGGAAAGATACTTTAATGAATGTCCATCTGACGAGTGACTTGATTTCAGTCTGTCGAACGCTGCTTTTAATCTTTCAATGTTATAAGGTTTGGGAATAAAATCTAAAACCCCGTATTCAAATGCTTCGATAGCTCTATTGATGTTTGCTGAGATCACAATGGTGTGGAATGACTGACTCACAACCTGTTTCAATATTTCAAACCCATCTTTGGCATTAAGATTCAGATCCAAAAGTAGAACATCGATAGGTTTTTCTCTAAGGTATATCAACGCGCTGTCAAGAGTAACTTCAATATGGATGGATGCGGATTCTTTTTGAAATAATTGTTCAACAAGAAGCTTTATATCTTCAGCGGTTGGTCGTTCATCTTCAACTATTAATATCCGCATTATGACATCCTTATTTCAATTTCCGATTCCCAGCCTTCATCAGTTTTGTTAGATTTGAAAATCCATCTATCCGGATAGCTTTCTTCTAGCCTGCCTTTAATGTACTTTGCTCCAAACCCGGTTGAGCCTTTTGTATCCGCTGAATTAAATTCACCATCATTTGTCAGAATATATTTAATACGATCCGAAGTCTTTACACATTGAAGTTTAAATGTACCGGAAATTTTGTTATCATACCCATGCGTTAATCCGTTTTCAATAAGGGTATGAAATATCATTGGTGGAATAAAATCACCGGCATCGATGTCAATTGTTTCTAATTTAAACTCAGCTCCTTTGCGGTAACTCATAATACTGAGATGTGTTCTGCATAAATCGATTTCCTGTTCTACTGGAATCAGTTTTAATGTGGAGACCTGGTTTATCATTCTGAATTCATGCGCCAATGCTTCGATCAGCTTAATCGCAGAACCAGCATCTTTTCTAAGCCACGCGATTATTGAAGTTAATGTATTTAAAACGAAATGAGGATTGATATTCTTCTTTAATAATTCATTCTCTAACCGCGCTGATTTTAGTTGTGCTTCTTTTTCGGAGCGTTCTGTTCTTGCAAACTGCCTGGCTATTGAAAAACTTGTGGCTATTACCATGGTCGTTGCCAGGCTGTTAAAAGCAAAATTGAAAAAGTATCCTGTCCATGCAGCAACGATTCCCAAAAAGATAATTAAACTCTCTTCCCTTCGTCTGTATAAAGCCCAAAGGGTGATCAGGCTGCATATTACAAGAACAACAATCGACATTATATTAAATACGTTTCCGATATTCGTGAAAAAGAAAAAAATGATAAGCTCTGATAACGCAACAAGTCCAATAATTTTTTTGGATAAAGAAAACAGGTAAATAAAAAATGCAGGGAATAATATTGAAAATAAAATAGTAATGATTTGATAGATATAATATTGCAAGTAAATAAAGGTAGACCGCATTTCTATAAGCGAAGGAAGCAGCATGGTTGTGGAATCTAGTATTACTATAAAACAAATAAGACCAAACAACAGGTGTTCGGTTCTCCTTTTTCTCGCGAAGTAAAGAAAAAGATTAAACAGGAACGGGATGAACAAAATACCTGCAGTAAAAAATGCCTGGGAATAAAGTTTAAATAATTTTCCTAACAGAGTATCATACTTTCCTATAATGAAATCAGCATAAAACCATTCCCATGATGAATAACTATTGTGGTTTGATATCCGGAGAACAAGAGTGTGTTCTCCTGTTTTCAACAGGTCAGGAAATAAAGGGAGACTAAAATTAAACTTTCCTGCGTCTTCCTCAACAATGTTACTACCAACGACTCCATTTTGAGCTATCTTAATTCCATCCCAATAAATTTCATAAGCAGTAACAAAATTTAATGGAAAAAACCCGAGTACATCTTTAATGTGCAGTGAATCATCTATAATAATTTTAGTCTTTATAAGCCAATTGCCGCCCGTGTGTTCTTCGTCATCCAATGAAGGCTCAAATTGTTTCCATAATGAATCGTGGTAAGTTGAAGGGTGAAGTTTCGGATTTACATCTTCAGTAATCTGCCAGTAGCTTAACCTGATTGCTCTATCGGAGGAAGTTAAAATGTTGGATGTCTGTTCTGCGGCTGACACTTTAATTGTAACTGCCGCAAAACAAATAATCGCAGTTCTAAAAACCGATCGGAAATATTTTTTTCCCACAGCTCAATATTCAATCGTTGCCGGAAAAGAAATTTAATTACTACAACAAACTAAGAAAAACTATTCATTCAGTCACCAGCACAATTTTGATAGTCGATCAAATCCTTCTTAATCCTAAGAACAGGCAACTCATTTCACCGATTTTAATATGATGCAAGAATGTGATAATAAGAAAAGGATTTAATGTGATTACAGAATATCGTATTACAATACCTTTGGCAATTGACCGTGAGTTATTGCTCACACATTATTTCCCGGGTGGTATCTTTTCAACTTTGCCAGCAGGTTTACTCTCGATATTCCAAGTATTTCCGCTGCCCTTGTTTTATTATTATGCGTGAACTTAAGTACAAAATCGATATGATCTTTTTCCATTTCAGAAAGTGAACACGGTGTATCATCCTCACTGTCATCAGGAATTACAGGAACATGATTGCTCTCTACAAAATATCCCGGCAGTGATTTCTTTTTCAGTTCTTCAGATGATTCAACAATAATTGCGCTGTTAATAATGTTCATAAGTTCGCGGACATTGCCAGGGAATGAATATGATTTAAGACTGTTCAAAACCTGTTCTGATATCCTGCATATCTCTTTTGAATATTTCCTGCTGAACATATCCAGAAAGTAATTGGATAATAATTCGATATCACCTTTACGCTCTCTTAATGGCGGCAATGCAATGGAATTAATGTTGAGACGGAAAAAAAGATCCTTCCTGAAATTGCCTTTCTGTATTTCCTCAAATAAATTTTTATTGGTCGCGGCGATTATCCTTACATCTACTTTTATATTTTTTGTAGAACCAAGCCTATAGAACTCCTCATCCTGTAATACTCTTAAAAGCTTAACCTGGATAGGCAAAGTCAGCTCGCCGATTTCATCGAGGAATAAAGTTCCTCCGTTGGCTTCTTCCATAAATCCAGCTTTATCTTTTTCCGCTCCTGTGAACGCTCCCTTCTCATAACCAAAAAATTCAGACGCAAAAAGTTCCTGCGCAAAAACTCCCGCGTTAACCGCGACAAACTTTTTTGATCTCCGCGAACTGATTTTATGAATGGCTTCGGCAATCAGTTCTTTTCCGGACCCGCTTTCTCCCCAGATAAGAACTGAGTTATCTGTTTCAGCAAATTTTTCGACAAGATGAAACAGCTTAATCATTTTTTCGTCCTGTGTAATGATGCTGCTGAAAACATCTTTATATTTCAACAGGTTGAGAGTTGCATGCGCCGCAAAATTATCATGATGATTAAGCTTCTGGTTTTCTTCAACAGCCGCATCAATTATACTGAATAGCTTTTCTTCATCGACAGGTTTTAACAGGTAGTCAAATGTTCCGAGCTTCATTGCAGATATTGCGAGATCAATATCTTCAACGCCGGTAAGCACAATAGTTTTAACCTTGATATCATTTTTTGATATGTGTTTAAGAATATCCAGACCTGAAACGTTCGGCATATCCATATCAAGTAAAACAACGTCGAATGAATCCTTGTCAAGAATTTTAAATGCTTTTGTGCTGTCCTGCAGAAGTTCAATCTCATACTTATTTTTCTGAAGCATGATTATGTTCAGAAAATTCAGTACAGACTGGTTATCGTCAATTGCTAATATCTTTGCCAACTAATTCCCTTTTAATGCCGGAAACCTGATGCTGAATTTTGTACCGGTACCCTTGGGAGATTCAACTTCAATTTTTCCGTGATGATCTTTTACTATTCCGTATGTGATTGACAGACCGAGCCCAATACCGCCTTTGTTCCTTTTTGTTGTAAAGAAAGGATCAAAAATATTTTTTATTATAGTCTCGTCAATTCCGGTTCCGTTATCTGAAATGATAAGTAAAATTTCATTCGTATCAGCATCGTAATCCGTCGTAATCCGTATTAGTCCGTTTCCGTTTTCAATAGCTTCCGAAGCGTTCATCGTCAGGTTAAGAAGTAACTGCTCTATCTTGTTTATATTACCTTTGAAGAATGGAATTTTTTCATTCAATTCTATTTCAAGCTGAGCATATTTTTTTATATGCTTTTGTGTAAGCGTAAGGTTATTCTTTATAATGTAGTTTAGATCAACTGTTTCATTGATCAGCTCTTCATCTTTCTTTGCAAAGTTCCTGAGATCCTCTACAATTTTTTTTGTCCTGTTCGCACCGTTAACCATATCCTTGATCAGTACACTGATGTTATCCCTGAACAACTGGTAATTAAGTCGTGCAACTTTTAATTCATGATTTTTTTCATAATGACTATCAAGAATCGGAAATATATCATCAAACGCTTCCTGGACAATTTTCAGATTTCCAAGTATAAATGTGTTGGGATTATTGATTTCGTGAGCGACGCCTGCAACTAATTTTCCCAGTGATGCAAGTTTATAAGACTGGAACATCTGTGATTCCATTCTTTTGCGCTCGGTTATATCGCGGCATACTTCAAGAACCCTGTCCACTTTTTCAGATGATCCATTATCTTCAAATATGGGATGAGCACTCAATGTAAAAAAGCGGTCTTCAAATTTCTTTTGTCTTACCGAATCAGTTGCAGTTTCAAAAGTTTTTATCGCCGGGCATTCTTCACATACAGAATCCGAATTGAACAGCTTAACATGACATCTGCCCCCTTCACCAATCTCGGTTTTATTGGACATCAGAATATTAAACTCCCTGTCAATCACCACAATTTTATCAGCGATGGCATGTATAAATGTTTTAAGCTGAACTCTTTTCTGACTGCATTCTTCAGTCATTCTGATCAATGCTTCGTTTTTTGCAGTGAGTATTTTTTTTTGTTTCTCCAGGTTCTCAGCTTCTTCGTTCTTCTCTAATATCTTTTTGAACTTATGAGCAATTTCAGTTATTAGATTTTGTTCCTCTTTAAGTATATCCAGTCCCTTCGTCAGATGTATCTTTATTTCACCGGCGTATTTTTTATTTACATTTATATTTGCTTTGATGGTATCAGTGACGTCACCGTGCGACCAATCAGTTCTTCCGTAAACTTTATCGTTGAGAGTTATGATGGCTATTGTCTCTTTAGGGTATTGAAATCCGTCTTCAATAATTCGCGGGCACTTTTCGAAAAAGGATTCAAGATCATTCATCGAATCATATTCACTTGATATTTTATACAGGCATTCGAGTTCTTTTACACGCTCTCCCAGATCATGTTCAATGCGGATGAAGTGGTATATATTTTTGCTTTTGCCGAAGCAGAAATTTTTATCGGAAGTTTGAAAGAGCAGAAAATCTTCTTCAGTGTGATTCAGTTTAACAACACAGGGCTGATGGGAATGATTTATTGAAGAAGCGGCATCCTCTAATTGTTTGAAGAAAGAATTGTTCTTAGAAGTGTCATCAGAGACGTACCCGAGGTCAAGATTGTTCTTGAGTAGTGATCTTTTTAGCAGACTCCCCTGATAAATCAGCTTTAGGTTTTGATCAAGAAGAGCAATGTTATCGTACAGTTCATTGATCGAAGTAAAGTTACTCTCTGTAACCATAACGTTCAAACCAGCTTATTTTTTACACTGCTAAAATAATAATTATCCTGGTAATGTATACTAAGTTTTGTGTTATCTGATGTTGTAAAGTCAACTTTGTGAATTGAAAAGTTCAGTATTTTTTTACTGTAACCATTGTTAAAATATTCTTTCATCCAGGAGTTTTCCTCAGATGAATATTTATAAAACCTGTTTATGTTTTTTATTTCATCCAGTATTTCTGAAGAAGAATTGAATCTGAATCCTTCCGCAAAGCGTGATGCGAAACCGGAAATCAACTGCCAGTTTTCATAATCGTTTACGCCGTTGATAACCTTACTGCTTTTCTGAACATAGTTATCGCATCTTGTATACGTCCCGCTCTGCTCAAGATGATTTGCTGCCGGCATTATTACATCCGCGTTTTCGGTAGTATTAGTATGATAAGCATCTGAAACAAGAAGGAACTCCACACCGTTAAAATATATTTCATTCTCATGTACGTTCAACGGATCTTCTCCGAAGATCAGCAGTCCTTTTATTTCACCCTTTTTTAATTTCAAAGCAAGGTCAACTGGTTTAAAAATGTTTGAAAGGTTTGTATTCCATGCATCACCGATGATATTAACCTGATCGGTTTCATCATACTTTACAAAACCGGGAAGATATTCCGGAAGTACTCCCATATCGATCAGACCGGTAGAGTTATTGTACTCACGCAGTATAATTATTCCGTTCTTATCCTTCCCTGTCCTGCCGGTAAGTGTAAGGAAATTAGAGATTGCTTTCAGATCGTTAACTGATTTGTCTGCCCTTGAATCAATATTATAAATAAAAATAATATTGGAGAAAGTTTTCATGGTTGATATAAAATCATTGAATACATTTTTATCAACACCAGAATAAAGCATCGCTTTTTTAATATCGATTTCTGAAAGACTTGCTCGCAGTTCCTTAAAATTTTTCGTTCTGCTGTTGATGAATGATTCACTTACGTATCCGTCTTCAATTAGAATTTTATTCAAGCTGTCTATTAAATAAGTATTGGTCCCTTTTCTGCTGTCGATCCAAAGGTCTGCATATTTTGTCAGTTTTATTTCAGAGGAATTAATCAAAACCAATTTGGCACCACGCTTCTGCGCCTCTTTGATCTTAAGTTCCATCACAAGGTTTTCTTCGGAAAGGTTCGAATTAATGACAACAATAACATCAGCATCGTTCAGATCATCCATCGATGCTGTTGATGATGTGAATCCCGTCATTGAATCCAGTGCGTTCAATTCATTCCCGTAAATAAGGTTTGAGAAACTTGAAATGTTATTATTCTTCAGACCAACACGGGCAAATTTTTGCAGCAGGTACAATTCTTCATTTGAAAGTTTAGGTGAAGCTAAAACAGCGACAGAATCAGGTCCGTATTTTTCAATCAACCCTTTAATTTTCTTTTCAGAATATTTCATTGCCTCGTTTGTATCTACGAAATCAATTATACCATGCCTTCTTATCTGCGGAAACAGCACGCGGTTTTTGTTCATTAAATACCTATGACCGAACCTTCCTTTAACACATAAATATCCTTTATTATGTGAGTCTTTTATTTCCTCAGTTGTGTTGGAGACATAAAAAATATCATCACTGATTTTCTTAAAATTAATTTTACATCCAACTGAACAGAAACTGCAGACAGTCTCAGTATTCTCCTTAGGAAGAGTACCTAATATTTTGAATGGAAATTTTTCACTTATCGCACCGGTTGGGCATGCATCAATACAATTGCCGCAGGAGATGCAGTTCGTATCCAGCAATGCTTTTTCCATTGCGGGTTTAACAACGGATTTAAATCCGCGGTTAATAAATCCAAGTGCTGAAACTTTTAGTATCTCTGAACACGTTCTTACACATCTTCCGCAATTGATGCATTTATTCGGATCAAGCATTATGAAAGGATGTCTTCCGTCAGCAAGATATTTTTTTGTTTCACCAGTAAATGTGGAAATGTTAACATCATATTCATCGCAGTATTTTCTTAGATCGCAGTCGTAATACTCGGAACATCCGCACTCAAGACAACGTTTAAATTCATCTGCGACCTGCTCTTCAGTTAATCCTTCTTCAACTTCTTTAAAGTTATGTATCCTGTCGGTAACCTCGAGTTCCTGCATCTTTTCACGCGCAAGTTTTTTAACCGTTTCATATTCTCTCTCATTTATCTTTGCGAGGTTATGTTTGAAACTGTAGAACTTTCCATTACCGCTTTTAGCTTTTCCGGTTGTCAGGTAGGACATGATCGCTTTCGCGGCTTTTTTACCCTGCGCAATAGAAGTGATTGCAGTGAATGGTCCTGTAACAACATCACCGCCAGCAAATACACCGTGAATTGAGGTTTCAAAAGTTTCTTTGTTCACACAAACAGTTCCCCATTTTTCAAGTGAACAGTCTTTATCAAACTTTGTGAATCCTGTATCAACAGATTGACCGATAGCACTAATCAGGTAATCACAGTTCACTATGAATTCGGAACCATCGATTGGAACCGGTTTAGCACGTTCACCTGCTTTTCCTTCAACCAATCCCATCTTCAAACATTCTATGCCGATGATTTTATGATCTTCAGTAACAATGTTTTTAGGATTTGTGAGGAATAAAATTTCAATGCCTTCTTTCTGAGCGGCTTCAATTTCTTCAGGGTTTGCGGGCATCTCTTTGATGCTTCTTCTATAGACTATTTTCACATTACCGGCACCGCATCTCAACGCAGTGCGAGCAGCATCAATGGCGGTGTTTCCTCCGCCGACAACAACTACGTTTCCTTTTAACTTTGGAATGAAGCTTAGTTCAATCTCTCTCAGGAAATCTATTCCTCTGAAAACTCCGAATGTTATATCCTCACCATCCAGACCCATCTTGCTTGCTTTGTGCGCGCCGACACCTAAGAATACAGAATCATAACCTTCTTCAAGTAAACTATGGATGCTGAAATCAATTCCAAGTTCAACTCCTGTTTTTACTTCAACACCAAGATTGATGATCCAATTAATTTCCGAGTCGAGAATTTTTTTCGGAAGCCTGTACTCGGGAATACCATAACGCAGCATTCCGCCAAGCATCGGAAGTTTTTCAAATATTGTTACGGAATAACCTTCAATGGTAAGGTAGTATGCGCAGGAAAGTCCCGCAGGTCCGCTGCCGATAACTGCGACTTTCTTTCCGTTGCCAGGTTTAACTTCCGGTGTCCATTTATTCACATTGTCATAGTCCGCGATAAATCTTTTGAGAGCATTAACTGAAACAGGTTCATCAATAAACTTTCTTCTGCATGCGGCTTCGCAATCCCTTACACATACACGACCGATTGAAAGCGGCAGTGGATTATTTTCCTTAACGAGTTTAAGAGCCTCTTTATATTTCCCCATTGATATTAATGCTATGTAAGTCTGCGCGTCAACACCGGCGGGACAATTGTTTGTGCAGGGACCAATGCAATCTGCATAATGATTGGACATTAACAACGCGAGTGCTGTTCTTCTCGATTCAACTATTTTTTCTGACTTAGTATGAACTTTCATTCCCGCACTAACTTTCGTTGAGCAAGCCGGAATAAGTTTGTTCACTCCTTCGACTTCAACTACACACAGGAAACAAGACGTAAAATGTTCAAGTCGTTTATCGTGGCAGAGCGTTGGTATTTCATCTAATTTATTCTGATGAACTGCTTCAAGAATTGTAATATCGAGATTAACAGAAATCTCTTTCCCGTTTATTGTTATTTGTATCTGTTCCATAATATTCTCCCTTTAAACTTTTACTATTGCATTCAGTCGGCATACATCATAACATTTGCCGCACTTGTTGCACAGATCGTAATTGATTTTATGGACTTCCTTTTTCTTTCCCGTCATTGCGCCTGTCGAACATACTTTCAGACAAACCATACATCCTTTGCACAACTCATCAATGATCTGGTAGGTTACTAAAGAAGCACAACTGTGAGCCGGGCATTTCTTGTTGTAAATGTGTTCTTCATATTCCTCACGGAAATATTTTAAAGTTGTAAGTACCGGGTTTGGAGCTGTCTGTCCGAGTCCGCAAAGTGAACCTGATTTTATGTGCTGTGCAAGAGTTTCGAGTTGTTCGATATCACCTTCTTTTCCATTGCCTTCAGTTATTCTTTCAAGAACTTCCAGCATGCGTTTTGTTCCTATCCTGCAGAACGTACACTTACCACAAGATTCAAGCTGTGTGAAGTTCAGGAAATATCTTGCGAGATCTACCATACACGTTGTTTCATCAAGAACGATCAATCCGCCCGAACCCATTATTGCGCCGGTCCGAGTAATTTCATCATAATCAATTTTCAGATCACCCATTGATGCGGGAATACAACCGCCTGATGGTCCGCCTATCTGTACGGCTTTAAACTTTTTATTGTCTTTTATTCCGCCGCCGATCTCATAAACGATTTCATTGATAGTCATTCCCATGGGTATTTCAACAAGTCCTGTACGTTTTATTTTACCGGCAAGAGCGAATACCTTACTTCCTTTACTTTTCTCCGTACCAAGCGCAGCATACTTTTCCCAGCCGTTGAGAATTATCCATGGTACATTCGCGAAAGTTTCCACATTATTAATATTGGTCGGCTTACCCCATAAACCACTTTGTGCCGGGAAGGGCGGACGTAGACGCGGAACACCTCTTTTTCCTTCAATGGATGCCATCATCGCGGTTTCTTCACCGCACACAAATGCACCGGCTCCTTCTTTTATTTTAATATCAAAACTGAATGATGAACCGAAAATATTCTTACCGAGATAACCTCTGCTGTAACACTGACCTATCGCTTTTCTTAATCGTTTTATTGCAAGTGGATATTCCGCTCTTATATAAATATAACCTTCATCGGAACCGATAGCGTAAGCTCCTATCATCATACCTTCAAGTACTGAATGCGGATCACCTTCAAGTACACTTCTATCCATAAATGCACCGGGGTCTCCTTCATCCGCATTACATATAATAAATTTTTTCTGTGATCTTTCTTTGTTAGCCAGTTTCCATTTTATGCCTGTAGAAAATCCGCCGCCGCCTCGTCCTCTTAACCCTGCTTTTATAATTATATCTATCACATTCTCAGGTGAATATTCCTTTAAGACTTTCTGGATCGATCTGTACCCGTCTTTGGAAATGTATTCATCTATTGAAGCCGGATTAATTATACCGCAGTTGCGCAGAACTATGCGAGTCTGGTTTTTCAGGAAAGATTCTTCCGTGCAATGATCTTTACTTTTTATTATCCAGTCTTTAACCGGCTGATTATTAATTATATGTTCATTTATTATTCTGCCGACTTTATCAACCGTCACCTTCGAATAAAGATTACTTTCCCTTTCATCTTCAACTTCAACAAGCACCTCTTCATAACACATTCCATTGCACCCGGTTTCATAAAGTTCCGCATCAATATGATGCACCGCCAGTTCGTGTTTTATCTTTTCGAATACTAATTCACCTCCGGCGGAAATTCCACAGGTGCCGAGACCGACTTTAATTTTTTTCATTGTGTACCTCAGCATTCTCCGTTGTTCTGAATTTGTTGATGGCTTTTTTAATCTTAGCCTGGTCAAGATTGCCGAAAGTTTCATCATTGATCATGATTACAGGAGCTAATGAACAGCATCCTAAACACGCAACTGAAACAAGTGAGAACAACCCGTCATCAGATGTTTCGCCGATTGAGATACCGGCTTCATCCTGTAATACTGATAACACTGTTTTTGCACCGTTAACGTGACAGGCAGTTCCTTCGCATATCCTTATTATATTTTTACCAAGTGGCTTCAACCGGAACTGCGCATAAAAAGTTATCACGCCGTATATCTCTGCAGGAGGAATTCCTACCAGTTCACTGATATAGTAAATTACTTTCTCAGGTATGTAACCGTATGAATCCTGAGCGGACTGCAGCAGCGGAATTAATGAACCGTGCTGATGGCGTTTATTTATTAAGTCAACTTTGAAATTCAGAATTTCTTTTTTCTCTTCACGGATTTCTACATTGATCATTTAATCACCTTGTTGATTTACATTTCGAAGATGTTGATTACTGGATACTCTTTTACTTTCAGTACTCCATCAAGACTGATAATTTTATTTTCAATGATCTTGTCGATTTCGCTGAACTGCGAACCGAATATCATCATTATAATATTGTATTTGCCTGATGTGTAATCGCAGTAAAGAATATTTTCGGTTAAGCGGAGAACAGGATAAACTCTTTCCAACTTTTCCCTGTCAATATCCAGAAGTACATAAGAGTAAACCGCTTTTTTGGAATCTCTTATTTTACTCATCGCAGGGTTATCTTCGAAAAGTGATATTCCGGCTGACTGAACAATCTCTTTTATATTGTCATTCAAAAGCGGAATGCTGACAGGAAGCAGGATGCTTTCACTTATTCCTTCAAGAGTAAGAATTTCTTTTTCATAGATCTCTTTGCATTTCTCCATTGAATCTGATTGCAGCAAAACGAAAATGTCTATATCACCGCGAGTGGCGTCGCAGTAAAGAACATTCTGCATAAAATATATTTTCTGATAAAGTGTGAAGTAGTTCACATCTTCTTTAACCTTTATCAGTGCATAAGCGGAAGTTGTTTTAGCTTCTTCTTTTATTACTTCTTTAGTTTGCCTGGGATGTTTGTTTAGTATCTTATTTATCTCAATGATAAGGTCGTCTGCAGTAAAAGGCTTTTCAAGTAAGCCGTCTTCTTTCAACTCTTCAATTTCCGTAACCTCAAGTTTATCGGCGTAGCCGGTAATGTACATCATTGCCGCATCGGGGTACTTTGATTTGATTATACGTCCAAGTTTTAATCCATTTATATCGGGCAGGTTAACATCAACAACGACGGAATCAAGGTTGACAGAATTTCTTTTATAAAGTTCAAGTTTGTTTAAGGCGGTTAAACCGCTGTCGCAAGGTTCAACATCATAACCAAGCTGGTTTAATGACAATGAAAGTGATCTTCTTATCGAGGACTCGTCATCGATCAGTAAAATTCTTTTCTGTTCATTCCGCGGGGATATTGTTTCGTTTGACATTTTTACTCCTGTTTTTTTGTAACA
It includes:
- a CDS encoding response regulator transcription factor; its protein translation is MRILIVEDERPTAEDIKLLVEQLFQKESASIHIEVTLDSALIYLREKPIDVLLLDLNLNAKDGFEILKQVVSQSFHTIVISANINRAIEAFEYGVLDFIPKPYNIERLKAAFDRLKSSHSSDGHSLKYLSVKKGFEVKVIPLEEINYFKSANIYVELHLSNGHVVIYDKSIKQLIPLLPSNYLRIHKSFIVDRNKIESFQSLGAGKYRVILKSKECLPVSRHKIHLLKSTGI
- a CDS encoding histidine kinase, which encodes MSAAEQTSNILTSSDRAIRLSYWQITEDVNPKLHPSTYHDSLWKQFEPSLDDEEHTGGNWLIKTKIIIDDSLHIKDVLGFFPLNFVTAYEIYWDGIKIAQNGVVGSNIVEEDAGKFNFSLPLFPDLLKTGEHTLVLRISNHNSYSSWEWFYADFIIGKYDTLLGKLFKLYSQAFFTAGILFIPFLFNLFLYFARKRRTEHLLFGLICFIVILDSTTMLLPSLIEMRSTFIYLQYYIYQIITILFSILFPAFFIYLFSLSKKIIGLVALSELIIFFFFTNIGNVFNIMSIVVLVICSLITLWALYRRREESLIIFLGIVAAWTGYFFNFAFNSLATTMVIATSFSIARQFARTERSEKEAQLKSARLENELLKKNINPHFVLNTLTSIIAWLRKDAGSAIKLIEALAHEFRMINQVSTLKLIPVEQEIDLCRTHLSIMSYRKGAEFKLETIDIDAGDFIPPMIFHTLIENGLTHGYDNKISGTFKLQCVKTSDRIKYILTNDGEFNSADTKGSTGFGAKYIKGRLEESYPDRWIFKSNKTDEGWESEIEIRMS
- a CDS encoding sigma-54-dependent Fis family transcriptional regulator — protein: MAKILAIDDNQSVLNFLNIIMLQKNKYEIELLQDSTKAFKILDKDSFDVVLLDMDMPNVSGLDILKHISKNDIKVKTIVLTGVEDIDLAISAMKLGTFDYLLKPVDEEKLFSIIDAAVEENQKLNHHDNFAAHATLNLLKYKDVFSSIITQDEKMIKLFHLVEKFAETDNSVLIWGESGSGKELIAEAIHKISSRRSKKFVAVNAGVFAQELFASEFFGYEKGAFTGAEKDKAGFMEEANGGTLFLDEIGELTLPIQVKLLRVLQDEEFYRLGSTKNIKVDVRIIAATNKNLFEEIQKGNFRKDLFFRLNINSIALPPLRERKGDIELLSNYFLDMFSRKYSKEICRISEQVLNSLKSYSFPGNVRELMNIINSAIIVESSEELKKKSLPGYFVESNHVPVIPDDSEDDTPCSLSEMEKDHIDFVLKFTHNNKTRAAEILGISRVNLLAKLKRYHPGNNV
- a CDS encoding molybdopterin-dependent oxidoreductase, with the translated sequence MEQIQITINGKEISVNLDITILEAVHQNKLDEIPTLCHDKRLEHFTSCFLCVVEVEGVNKLIPACSTKVSAGMKVHTKSEKIVESRRTALALLMSNHYADCIGPCTNNCPAGVDAQTYIALISMGKYKEALKLVKENNPLPLSIGRVCVRDCEAACRRKFIDEPVSVNALKRFIADYDNVNKWTPEVKPGNGKKVAVIGSGPAGLSCAYYLTIEGYSVTIFEKLPMLGGMLRYGIPEYRLPKKILDSEINWIINLGVEVKTGVELGIDFSIHSLLEEGYDSVFLGVGAHKASKMGLDGEDITFGVFRGIDFLREIELSFIPKLKGNVVVVGGGNTAIDAARTALRCGAGNVKIVYRRSIKEMPANPEEIEAAQKEGIEILFLTNPKNIVTEDHKIIGIECLKMGLVEGKAGERAKPVPIDGSEFIVNCDYLISAIGQSVDTGFTKFDKDCSLEKWGTVCVNKETFETSIHGVFAGGDVVTGPFTAITSIAQGKKAAKAIMSYLTTGKAKSGNGKFYSFKHNLAKINEREYETVKKLAREKMQELEVTDRIHNFKEVEEGLTEEQVADEFKRCLECGCSEYYDCDLRKYCDEYDVNISTFTGETKKYLADGRHPFIMLDPNKCINCGRCVRTCSEILKVSALGFINRGFKSVVKPAMEKALLDTNCISCGNCIDACPTGAISEKFPFKILGTLPKENTETVCSFCSVGCKINFKKISDDIFYVSNTTEEIKDSHNKGYLCVKGRFGHRYLMNKNRVLFPQIRRHGIIDFVDTNEAMKYSEKKIKGLIEKYGPDSVAVLASPKLSNEELYLLQKFARVGLKNNNISSFSNLIYGNELNALDSMTGFTSSTASMDDLNDADVIVVINSNLSEENLVMELKIKEAQKRGAKLVLINSSEIKLTKYADLWIDSRKGTNTYLIDSLNKILIEDGYVSESFINSRTKNFKELRASLSEIDIKKAMLYSGVDKNVFNDFISTMKTFSNIIFIYNIDSRADKSVNDLKAISNFLTLTGRTGKDKNGIIILREYNNSTGLIDMGVLPEYLPGFVKYDETDQVNIIGDAWNTNLSNIFKPVDLALKLKKGEIKGLLIFGEDPLNVHENEIYFNGVEFLLVSDAYHTNTTENADVIMPAANHLEQSGTYTRCDNYVQKSSKVINGVNDYENWQLISGFASRFAEGFRFNSSSEILDEIKNINRFYKYSSEENSWMKEYFNNGYSKKILNFSIHKVDFTTSDNTKLSIHYQDNYYFSSVKNKLV